The following are encoded together in the Triticum dicoccoides isolate Atlit2015 ecotype Zavitan chromosome 6B, WEW_v2.0, whole genome shotgun sequence genome:
- the LOC119323657 gene encoding agamous-like MADS-box protein AGL80, protein MARKKVALRYIRNDSARQNTLKKRSKNLMKKADEVTTLCKAKACVLVYGEGATVPEVFPSHAEAVAILKRFKSMPEVARLKKTMDQESVLSQRVAKLRDQVQKTRCELQDRETKFLLHEAMVSGRLPVNIEELTTMGWKLELMLKGLGECITKMSGQPPVYQTQAPYITGNMDMGPPAMYQVPPPQQEGWLETVWSEGDLGTQIYNGQSTGGHDGTNFGFFPSHMNM, encoded by the coding sequence ATGGCTCGCAAGAAGGTGGCCCTCCGGTACATCCGCAATGACTCAGCGCGGCAGAATACCTTGAAGAAGCGCAGCAAGAACCTGATGAAGAAGGCCGATGAGGTGACCACCTTGTGCAAGGCCAAGGCCTGCGTGCTGGTGTATGGCGAGGGCGCAACGGTGCCAGAGGTGTTCCCATCCCATGCTGAGGCGGTGGCTATCTTGAAAAGGTTTAAGAGCATGCCGGAGGTGGCGCGGCTAAAGAAAACGATGGACCAGGAGAGTGTCCTTAGTCAGCGCGTCGCAAAGCTCCGAGACCAGGTCCAGAAGACTAGGTGCGAGCTCCAAGACCGTGAGACCAAGTTTCTCCTGCATGAGGCCATGGTCAGCGGCCGCCTCCCTGTAAACATCGAGGAGCTCACAACCATGGGTTGGAAGTTGGAGTTAATGCTCAAAGGCCTGGGCGAATGCATCACAAAAATGAGCGGGCAGCCTCCAGTCTACCAAACGCAGGCACCATACATCACCGGCAACATGGACATGGGGCCTCCAGCCATGTATCAGGTGCCGCCGCCACAGCAGGAGGGTTGGCTTGAGACAGTGTGGTCCGAAGGGGACCTTGGCACCCAGATCTACAATGGCCAGAGTACTGGTGGCCATGATGGCACCAACTTCGGCTTCTTTCCTAGTCATATGAATATGTAA